A window from Thermodesulfobacteriota bacterium encodes these proteins:
- a CDS encoding chemotaxis protein CheA, with protein sequence MVDERSQLLAIFLNEVDDLLGSAEAALLRLEAAPAAGRELEELFRAVHTLKSSSAMVGMGPISSHLHGLESLLDRLRSHQLALTRPLASFLLKDLDLLGAMVRGGARGAPGAIDPELLAARAAQLHQLVKEAGSPPAAPAVLLPTASPSVATTRLRLGLTFPGELPAAGPDPLVLVAGLSDLGEVEDLAADLSRLPPFDQLAPGRLYLAWHLTLQTAATADEVRAYLAAASQDCDLLVEEAAGDGTTLPPAAGDRGEGGAAAQPAGTSGERLPGDRGVTPTDSLAAGPESRPQAERASIRVGVEKLDCLVDLADEMRVAVSRLQGLFENGTRPHPDAVSRELAALAKLNRELQERVAQVRMAPLADLFRRFQRLARDTAAASAKQVRVLVAGAEVELDREVIERVADPLKHLVRNCIDHGIEPPEARLAAGKPAAGTLSLAASRRGGRILVEISDDGRGFDLIRIRQRAREMGLIRQDQALDQDTLLDLVCSPGFSSAAQVTELSGRGVGMDVVRTEVGRLGGRLAMDTRPGAGTTFLLELPLTFTLLEALHVRSGNVSYLVPLLGIRATEPYRRNRTETVGPGQRLYRLRDEYLPLLDLGQLAAEGAAPDEERRMAVILLDTGQRRFGLLVDEVLDPQQVVVKSLETNFRGVKGLAGASLLGDGAVALVLDLGVLEEALLAGEKGPLLRLAE encoded by the coding sequence ATGGTCGATGAGCGCAGCCAGCTCCTGGCGATCTTCCTCAACGAGGTCGATGACCTTCTCGGCAGCGCCGAGGCGGCCCTGCTGCGTCTCGAGGCCGCACCGGCCGCCGGCCGAGAGCTGGAAGAGCTGTTCCGGGCTGTCCACACCCTGAAGAGCAGCTCCGCCATGGTGGGCATGGGGCCCATCTCCAGCCATCTGCACGGGCTGGAGAGCCTCCTGGACCGGCTGCGCAGCCACCAGCTGGCGCTGACCAGGCCGCTGGCCTCCTTCCTGCTCAAGGACCTCGACCTCCTGGGAGCCATGGTGCGGGGCGGGGCGCGGGGTGCCCCCGGGGCCATCGACCCTGAGCTGCTCGCTGCCCGCGCGGCCCAGCTCCACCAGCTGGTGAAAGAGGCCGGCAGCCCGCCGGCTGCGCCGGCGGTGTTGTTGCCAACGGCCTCCCCAAGCGTGGCCACCACCCGTCTTCGCCTCGGGCTGACCTTTCCTGGCGAGCTGCCGGCCGCCGGCCCCGACCCCCTGGTCCTGGTGGCCGGGTTGTCCGATCTGGGCGAGGTGGAAGACCTCGCGGCCGACCTTTCCCGACTCCCCCCTTTCGATCAGCTCGCCCCGGGCCGGCTCTACCTGGCCTGGCACCTCACCCTGCAGACCGCCGCGACCGCCGATGAGGTCCGGGCGTACCTGGCTGCCGCCAGCCAAGACTGCGATCTCCTGGTCGAGGAAGCAGCCGGCGATGGCACTACACTGCCCCCGGCGGCGGGAGACAGAGGCGAGGGTGGGGCTGCGGCCCAGCCAGCCGGCACCTCCGGCGAGCGGTTGCCCGGCGACCGTGGTGTGACGCCAACCGATTCCCTTGCCGCCGGGCCCGAGAGTCGGCCCCAGGCCGAGCGAGCGAGCATCCGGGTCGGCGTGGAGAAGCTCGACTGCCTGGTTGACCTCGCCGACGAGATGCGCGTTGCGGTATCCCGCCTGCAGGGCCTGTTCGAAAATGGGACCAGGCCGCATCCCGATGCGGTCAGCCGGGAGCTGGCGGCCCTGGCCAAGCTGAATCGGGAGCTGCAAGAGCGGGTCGCGCAGGTCCGGATGGCACCCCTGGCGGACCTGTTCCGCCGTTTCCAGCGGCTGGCCCGCGACACGGCGGCGGCCAGCGCCAAACAGGTGCGGGTGCTTGTAGCCGGTGCCGAGGTGGAGCTGGACCGGGAGGTCATCGAGCGGGTGGCCGACCCGCTCAAGCACCTGGTCCGCAACTGCATCGATCACGGCATCGAGCCGCCGGAGGCAAGACTGGCGGCGGGCAAGCCGGCAGCGGGCACGCTGTCGCTGGCGGCCAGCCGCCGCGGCGGCCGGATCCTGGTTGAGATCAGCGACGATGGCCGCGGCTTCGACCTCATCCGGATCCGCCAGCGGGCCCGGGAGATGGGGCTCATACGGCAGGATCAGGCGCTCGATCAGGACACCTTGCTGGACCTGGTCTGCTCCCCCGGCTTTTCCTCGGCAGCCCAGGTGACCGAGCTGTCCGGGCGGGGCGTCGGCATGGACGTCGTGCGGACCGAAGTGGGCCGCCTGGGCGGTCGTCTGGCCATGGACACCCGGCCAGGGGCAGGGACCACCTTCCTTCTGGAGCTGCCGTTGACCTTCACCCTCCTGGAGGCCCTGCACGTCCGGAGCGGCAACGTCTCCTACCTGGTCCCGCTCCTGGGGATCCGGGCGACCGAGCCCTACCGCCGCAACCGCACGGAGACCGTCGGCCCTGGCCAGAGGCTCTACCGGCTCCGGGACGAGTATCTGCCCCTCCTGGACCTGGGCCAGCTGGCCGCGGAAGGTGCGGCCCCAGACGAAGAGCGCCGGATGGCGGTGATCCTTCTCGACACCGGCCAGCGGCGTTTCGGCCTGCTGGTCGACGAGGTTCTCGATCCCCAGCAGGTGGTGGTCAAGAGCCTGGAGACCAACTTCCGGGGGGTCAAGGGGCTGGCCGGGGCCAGCCTGCTGGGGGACGGCGCCGTGGCGCTGGTGCTTGATCTGGGCGTGCTGGAGGAAGCCTTGCTGGCGGGCGAAAAGGGGCCGTTGCTGCGCCTGGCTGAGTGA
- a CDS encoding STAS domain-containing protein yields the protein MMAQRLTIEQDAAGVFLLAGPMTAEHLDYLRLFLEDDLGRAQRIALDLGGVTAVDALAVQLLIAFRRTLPPNRDWQITRLSPELEDILVKTGLRQLLCP from the coding sequence ATGATGGCACAGAGGCTCACCATTGAGCAGGATGCGGCAGGGGTCTTCCTTCTGGCAGGTCCCATGACCGCCGAGCATCTCGACTATCTGCGACTCTTCCTGGAAGACGATCTGGGCCGCGCCCAGAGAATTGCCCTCGATCTGGGGGGGGTGACGGCCGTGGATGCCCTGGCCGTCCAGCTCCTCATTGCCTTCCGCCGGACACTGCCGCCGAACAGGGATTGGCAGATCACCAGGCTGTCGCCGGAGCTGGAAGACATCCTGGTGAAGACCGGCCTGCGGCAGCTCCTCTGCCCGTGA